One window from the genome of Actinoplanes teichomyceticus ATCC 31121 encodes:
- a CDS encoding glycosyltransferase — protein MPADRGGARCLLFPVQWEEPFGMVMIEDMACGTPVVALRGGAVAEVVADGVTGYIADHPAELPELLGRLDRLDAAACRRRVADLFDVDRLGSGYTAVYRQVLERRAAAATARVTDLDQLRRDYGDLDAARDRRYQRDHRRSGRTGRAPLSRHTGRPAEPSESAGAA, from the coding sequence GTGCCGGCGGACCGCGGCGGAGCCCGCTGCCTGCTGTTCCCGGTGCAGTGGGAGGAGCCGTTCGGCATGGTGATGATCGAGGACATGGCGTGCGGCACCCCGGTGGTGGCGTTGCGGGGCGGCGCCGTGGCGGAGGTGGTCGCCGACGGCGTCACCGGGTACATCGCCGACCATCCCGCCGAGCTGCCCGAACTGCTGGGCCGTCTCGATCGTCTCGATGCGGCCGCCTGCCGCCGCCGGGTCGCCGACCTGTTCGACGTCGACCGCCTCGGTTCCGGGTACACCGCCGTCTACCGGCAGGTTCTCGAACGCCGGGCAGCCGCCGCGACGGCCCGGGTCACCGACCTCGACCAGCTGCGCCGCGACTACGGCGATCTGGATGCCGCGCGGGACCGCCGCTACCAGCGTGACCACCGGCGTTCCGGCCGGACCGGCCGGGCCCCGCTCTCCCGGCACACCGGGCGCCCCGCGGAACCGTCCGAGTCGGCGGGTGCGGCATGA
- a CDS encoding MarR family winged helix-turn-helix transcriptional regulator, translated as MATQQWSDTDLAAQPAAYWTGVAYESLIAYTRARHVEFGFTQPQFWLLRNLSREDLLPDGGGRTVPELRQAMKSYLRAEDDLEAEAEVLLERGWLTRDDDGRLWLTGSGEEARVRLKQHAPEIRAHIHQGIDDADYVTALKVLMRMIRNTGGSVE; from the coding sequence ATGGCGACCCAGCAATGGTCTGACACCGATCTCGCAGCTCAGCCCGCCGCCTATTGGACCGGGGTGGCCTATGAGTCGCTTATCGCCTACACGCGCGCCCGGCATGTCGAGTTCGGCTTCACGCAACCTCAGTTCTGGCTGCTGCGTAATCTGTCCAGGGAGGATCTCCTGCCGGACGGGGGCGGGCGGACCGTCCCGGAACTCCGGCAGGCGATGAAGTCCTACCTGAGGGCCGAGGACGATCTGGAGGCCGAAGCGGAGGTTCTCCTGGAACGCGGCTGGCTGACCCGAGACGACGACGGCAGGCTGTGGCTCACCGGATCCGGGGAAGAGGCTCGCGTACGCCTGAAGCAGCACGCCCCGGAAATCCGCGCTCACATCCACCAGGGCATCGACGACGCGGATTACGTTACGGCCCTGAAGGTACTGATGAGAATGATCCGGAACACCGGTGGATCAGTGGAGTGA
- a CDS encoding DUF6582 domain-containing protein: protein MAAKKTTALDAAARDAMPDSEFAFPRLRKEPLHDASHVRNAIARFDQVRDATDAERDEAFRRIQRAARRLGVQMTETSWRELGKPTKRMKSSSKPRDPGVARSGRTKAELYAEARDRGVAGRSTMTKAELVRALQKR, encoded by the coding sequence ATGGCTGCCAAGAAGACCACCGCGCTCGACGCCGCCGCCCGCGACGCGATGCCGGACAGCGAGTTCGCCTTCCCCCGGCTGCGCAAGGAGCCGCTGCACGACGCGAGCCACGTGCGCAACGCGATCGCCCGCTTCGACCAGGTCCGTGACGCCACCGACGCCGAGCGTGACGAGGCGTTCCGCCGTATCCAGCGGGCCGCCCGCCGGCTCGGCGTCCAGATGACCGAGACCAGCTGGCGCGAGCTGGGCAAACCCACCAAGCGCATGAAATCGTCCAGCAAACCGCGCGACCCGGGCGTCGCACGGTCCGGGCGGACGAAGGCCGAGCTGTACGCCGAAGCCCGCGACCGCGGCGTCGCCGGCCGCTCCACGATGACCAAGGCCGAGCTGGTCCGCGCCCTCCAGAAGCGCTGA
- a CDS encoding glycogen debranching N-terminal domain-containing protein — MTGPLHAGEPTLVGQAVTLVEGSTFCLSDAAGDVDPGNAHGLFVRDARVLSRWQLRLDGHRPQPLSVLAPDAYAARFVLRRPPLAGLADSTLLITRERLVGDGLRETVTVENLGREATTCVLSLVVEADFADLFAVKEGRAAGGGADTTVDGQELQLTARADGGRRLRVTTSGDPLVTPGGLSWRIVVPARGQWGTEIVAEPMAAGRWISPGFERGQRIDHSAAARKLQAWRQASTRVDVDDPALAAVLRRTETDLGALQIPDPRTGRPFVAAGAPWFMTLFGRDSLLTAWSVLPLDLNLALGTLQMLAATQGRAVDPVTEEQPGRILHELRLGPDSDRALGGSHYYGSVDATPLFVMLLAEAWRWGADEATIRRLLPAADAALEWLERYGDRDGDGFVEYQRATDRGLANQGWKDSFDAIAFADGTPARTPIALCEVQAYAYTAWLARAELAQAFGDDQRAERCRRRAAELRTRFTDRFWLPDRGWYALALDGAKAPVDALTSNPGHALWAGIVPDEHAERLVQRLSGRDMDTGYGLRTMSATMGAYNPMSYHNGSVWPHDTAIVVAGLLRYRHIPGAVPLAHRLIGGLLDAATAFGGRLPELFCGFERARFSPPVPYPTSCSPQAWAAAAPLLLVRAALGLDPDVPARTLRMAPRLPRQWGRLSLAELRLGPATVRVSAEGDRAEIEGLPAGWKR; from the coding sequence ATGACGGGGCCGCTCCATGCGGGCGAGCCGACGCTCGTCGGGCAAGCGGTCACGCTGGTGGAAGGCTCGACGTTCTGTCTCTCCGACGCCGCCGGCGACGTCGATCCCGGTAACGCGCACGGCCTGTTCGTCCGGGACGCGCGGGTGTTGTCGCGGTGGCAGCTACGGCTCGACGGGCACCGGCCCCAGCCGCTGAGCGTGCTCGCGCCGGACGCGTACGCGGCGCGGTTCGTGCTGCGTCGCCCGCCGCTGGCCGGGCTGGCCGACAGCACCCTGCTGATCACGCGGGAACGCCTGGTCGGCGACGGCCTCCGGGAGACGGTCACGGTGGAGAACCTCGGCCGCGAGGCCACCACGTGCGTGCTCTCCCTCGTCGTGGAGGCGGACTTCGCCGATCTGTTCGCGGTCAAGGAGGGCCGCGCGGCCGGCGGCGGGGCGGACACCACCGTCGACGGGCAGGAGCTGCAGCTGACGGCCCGCGCCGACGGCGGGCGCCGGCTGCGGGTCACCACCTCCGGCGATCCGCTGGTCACCCCGGGTGGGTTGAGCTGGCGGATCGTCGTGCCGGCCCGGGGGCAGTGGGGCACCGAGATCGTCGCCGAGCCGATGGCGGCGGGTCGCTGGATCAGCCCCGGATTCGAACGCGGCCAGCGAATCGACCACAGTGCCGCGGCCCGCAAGCTGCAGGCGTGGCGGCAGGCGAGCACCCGCGTCGACGTCGACGACCCGGCGCTGGCGGCGGTGCTGCGCCGTACCGAGACGGATCTGGGGGCGCTGCAGATCCCGGATCCGCGGACCGGGCGTCCGTTCGTCGCGGCGGGAGCACCGTGGTTCATGACGCTGTTCGGCCGCGACAGTCTGCTCACCGCGTGGTCGGTGCTGCCGCTGGACCTCAATCTGGCGTTGGGCACGCTGCAGATGCTGGCCGCGACCCAGGGCCGCGCGGTGGACCCGGTGACCGAGGAGCAGCCGGGGCGCATCCTGCACGAGCTGCGGCTCGGCCCGGACAGCGACCGCGCTCTGGGCGGCAGTCACTACTACGGCAGCGTGGACGCCACGCCGTTGTTCGTGATGCTGCTCGCCGAGGCGTGGCGGTGGGGCGCCGACGAAGCCACGATCCGGCGGCTGCTGCCGGCCGCCGACGCCGCTCTGGAGTGGCTGGAGCGTTACGGCGACCGCGACGGTGACGGCTTCGTGGAGTACCAGCGCGCCACGGACCGGGGCCTGGCCAACCAGGGCTGGAAGGACAGCTTCGACGCGATCGCGTTCGCCGACGGCACACCGGCGCGCACGCCGATCGCGCTGTGTGAGGTGCAGGCGTACGCGTACACGGCCTGGCTGGCCCGCGCCGAGCTGGCGCAGGCGTTCGGCGACGATCAGCGGGCCGAACGGTGCCGGCGGCGGGCAGCCGAGCTGCGCACCCGGTTCACCGACCGGTTCTGGTTGCCCGACCGGGGCTGGTACGCCCTCGCCCTGGACGGGGCCAAGGCGCCGGTCGACGCGCTGACCAGCAATCCGGGTCACGCGTTGTGGGCCGGCATCGTGCCGGACGAGCACGCCGAGCGGCTGGTGCAGCGGCTGTCCGGACGCGACATGGACACCGGGTACGGGCTGCGCACCATGTCCGCGACGATGGGCGCCTACAACCCGATGAGCTACCACAACGGCTCGGTGTGGCCGCACGACACCGCGATCGTGGTCGCGGGTCTGCTGCGCTACCGGCACATCCCCGGCGCGGTGCCGCTGGCACACCGGCTGATCGGCGGCCTGCTGGATGCCGCGACCGCGTTCGGCGGCCGGCTGCCCGAGCTGTTCTGCGGTTTCGAGCGCGCCCGGTTCAGCCCACCGGTGCCCTACCCGACCTCCTGCTCACCGCAGGCATGGGCGGCCGCGGCGCCGCTGCTGCTGGTGCGCGCGGCGCTCGGGCTGGACCCCGACGTGCCCGCCAGGACCCTGCGGATGGCGCCCCGGCTGCCGCGCCAGTGGGGCCGGCTCAGCCTGGCCGAGCTGCGGCTGGGCCCGGCGACGGTACGGGTGAGCGCGGAAGGCGACCGCGCCGAGATCGAGGGTCTGCCAGCCGGCTGGAAGCGGTGA
- a CDS encoding acetate/propionate family kinase — MAVLTVNAGSNSLHLVLVDGDRVLDRCDLADPPGAAPATEAVRAFVSGRDAPAAVAHRLVHGGDLVRRPTIVDDELRAGLDRVADLAPLHVPPALTLLDTLRELLPDVPHVVCPDDAFHAGLPAHAATYPLPARWRERWGLRRHGFHGLSYAYATVRAAELLQRPVDRLQMVLAHLGGGASVCAVRDGRSVDTSMGFTPLDGVPMSKRSGAVDPGMLLWLLDGRLTLDELTDGLYHHSGLLGLSGGRSGDTRDLVGDPALDVFTHRVRREIAAAATSLDRLDAVVFTGEIGWDQPEVRHAVCAGLGLLGVPLPVTGNRDEDGPISPAESRIAVLVVEPREELQLAREAGTALRGDREDLARPLSRRGPGSDSRASRRPPAGR; from the coding sequence ATGGCCGTGCTGACCGTCAACGCCGGCTCCAACAGCCTGCACCTGGTCCTTGTCGACGGTGACCGGGTGCTCGATCGGTGCGACCTGGCCGACCCGCCCGGCGCCGCGCCCGCCACCGAGGCGGTGCGCGCCTTCGTCAGCGGCCGGGACGCCCCGGCCGCGGTCGCGCACCGCCTGGTGCACGGCGGGGACCTGGTGCGCCGGCCCACGATCGTCGACGACGAGCTGCGCGCCGGGCTGGACCGGGTGGCCGACCTCGCGCCGCTGCACGTGCCACCCGCGCTCACCCTGCTCGACACGCTGCGCGAGCTGCTGCCCGACGTGCCGCACGTGGTCTGCCCGGACGACGCCTTCCACGCCGGCCTGCCCGCGCACGCCGCCACGTACCCGCTGCCCGCGCGGTGGCGCGAGCGGTGGGGGCTGCGCCGGCACGGCTTCCACGGACTGTCCTACGCGTACGCCACCGTCCGGGCCGCCGAACTGCTGCAGCGCCCGGTCGACCGGCTGCAGATGGTGCTCGCCCACCTGGGCGGCGGCGCGTCGGTCTGCGCGGTCCGCGACGGCCGCAGCGTGGACACCTCGATGGGCTTCACCCCGCTCGACGGCGTCCCGATGAGCAAACGCTCCGGCGCGGTGGACCCGGGCATGCTGCTGTGGCTGCTCGACGGCCGCTTGACGCTGGACGAGCTGACCGACGGGCTGTACCACCACTCCGGGCTGCTCGGCCTCTCCGGCGGCCGCTCCGGCGACACCCGCGACCTGGTCGGCGACCCGGCGCTGGACGTGTTCACCCACCGGGTGCGCCGCGAGATCGCCGCCGCCGCGACGTCGCTGGACCGCCTCGACGCCGTGGTCTTCACCGGCGAGATCGGCTGGGACCAGCCGGAGGTCCGCCACGCCGTGTGCGCCGGGCTCGGGCTGCTCGGTGTACCGCTGCCGGTCACCGGCAACCGCGACGAGGACGGCCCGATCAGCCCGGCCGAGTCCCGCATCGCCGTGCTGGTCGTCGAGCCCCGCGAGGAACTACAGCTGGCCCGTGAAGCCGGCACCGCGCTGCGCGGCGATCGGGAGGACCTCGCCCGTCCGCTCAGCCGGCGGGGTCCCGGGTCCGACAGCCGAGCGTCCCGGCGACCGCCGGCCGGGCGCTGA